The Phragmites australis chromosome 1, lpPhrAust1.1, whole genome shotgun sequence genomic interval AAGGTTCTCCTCAACAACTTTCTGGTCGGTGGTTCCCCCAAGTATGGGACGGATAAGGCACTCAAAGAGAATGGGGTTCAGTGCAGAGGTGTACTGGTTGGCCTCCACCTCAAGCCACACATCCACCATTGCTGATTCCTTGAGGTCGCCGACCTTCAACAGTTCTGGTTTGTTTTTGCGGCATGCATACTTGCAAATTGCACGTGATTCTAATTTTGAGGAAAAATAAGAACAAAGTTAGATAACCACCTCTCAGCTTGATTAGATTTCAAGTGGAAACTATACATATCCTGATGACTGATAGAGTGATAGGAGTACAAATAATAGACAAAACCTAAATGTGTTTGCGTGAACAAGCTTACTGATCTCATGTTCGCCAATTATGATACTTCTCTGGAACAATACCAACTCACCAAATGATACCCGCAAGATGAAACAGAACAAGTTGACTAAAAATGAAGTGAATCTTGCTATTTATGAGATGCATGATGACAATTTTGTCCCTGTATATTTCAGTTGATATTTTGGGCAAGACATAACACATTACTACTCCCATGGAAATGATATGGGCATGCTTGGTCCCTTTCAACttgagaacctttacagtacaccatgatactagatggtgaagagtattattgttgtgatccaaccgtccattttagtaggtattattgtaattatcttggtacctttaggggtaattacgtcattgactgaccggacttcaGACCTTCGCCACCCATCGACCAGCCGACGgagggtgaaaaccctaataaatgaaatgaacagaataagtgaaagcttatctgaaaaataaactaacattttgaccttccctaattaaacatataatttacaagtttatcatgttttttttccaatcctacccttatgatacccatgatactctttaatgatacccatgatactggtgggcgatagagtatcattgggccAATCTAAACCatcggatgaagaaaatggacggcatgcactcatttaggtgtactgtaaaagtcttCTTCAACTTTGGTTTCTATACACAACATAATGAAAAGAACCTTCATTATTGGACTAGAGTGAAAAATTTTGAAGTAAATGGTAACCAAGTCCCATAAGGCCATAACTATATAGTACCTCTGGCGTAACGACATTTTGCAATCACAGATAAATTTTTCATCACGTGTGGAGAAAGTTTTAGGCTTCCTTTAGTCAGGACCCCTGAACAAACCTTCTGCTCCTAGCAAAAGCTGAGATACCATTTTCGCTTACATTGAAGTGCTAGCATTGTTATATGTTACGAAACAGGTAGCAGCACCAACAATAACGGAAGTCACAGCAGCAGTACCAAGAAACAGGCAGAAGTGCTATTTCACAACAGCAGTACTAAAAATGACGCTCCTTATATTTACAAGGAGAAGGATCTCCAAGAGATAGCATCATACCAAAGAGGTACAAGTCACCATCTTGCAAAGCTGGAACCTGACCAAACGGCTGCAGAGAAATAGATAACCATATCAAGAGTCAGGACAGTGAGTTTCAGCAATCAGATGTCGGTTCTGATGCAGCTGCTACATGCTCGCCAGTTAAAGAGACTCTGACATATTTGAAGCAGCTGCTACATGCTCGCCAGATAATCATATCAAGCAGATGTCAGTGGCCTTCACATATGCTTATTTCATGCGTACATCATATTAAATTTCAGAGTAGTGACACATCGCTACATCATAAGCAAGCTGAAAACATCATTATTGAATATTTCCGTTTTATGCCAGAGGCTAGTTGTATTGAAATCTACACAAGTCATTCtcatgtatttttcttttcGAACAGGTTAAAGAGACTTGATATATTTGAAGTTCAAAATGCACGATTGCACATCTAGTAAATTTACAGCCAGTATAGGACTCAAATCATTCATGCATAAAACCCTGCTTAAAGTCTTAAACCACTACTATGACCGGTCCAAAATAGATGTTATCAACTTCTCAACGTCCCCATGGTACCCCTGCgcttttctctttcttgctTGCACTTGACCAGATCAAACCCCCTGAGCAACCATCGAGCACataaaccaaaccaaaccaagcCAAGAACATTCGAACCAGATCAAGAAGGCAACCACGGTTCATCCCCACCATCTTAGCACACTTACCCCTATCCAGATCGAGTCACAGAAATTCGATCCAGTTCGTCCAGCCCAAATCCTGGCCGTAGTCAACTGGATTTGGGAAGATATAAAAAGTGCACATTTATTATAGTGGGAAGTGGGCGGCATCGGTAGTGGGTGCAGGAAGTGCCGAAGTGGGGAGAATgatggggtggaatgatctttAACTTTACTACGCCCAAATACGTTTGCCAATCTGAAGCAACCTACAGAAAATTCACTCCTTTCATTTCTCAGGCTTGCAATTTACTGCTCTTTTCAGTAAAAAAATGTCGTCTACCAAAATCTTGATGTGCCCCCACCGAACGCTAGTATTGAATCTTAACCCCCCGCGAAACCCCGAGAGGCCAGGAACGAGAACCAATCGACGATAGCGACCGCGGCACCCGTATAATCTCCTGGCGGAAACGGAAAAGCAGCAGGAGCGCGATCGAGCGGGATACGTACGTTGCGGGcgaggtgctcggggctcttGTGCTCGCCGGTGCCGAAGTTGATGGGCACGATCTCGTACTCGGCGCCGGCCTCCTCCAGCGCCGCCACGCACCTCGTCACGTTCCACGACAGCGTCGCGCCGTACAGCGTCATCGGAGCCATGGTCTCTCCCCGTACCCCTCTGGTTTCCTTCTCCCTCGCCTCGCACTCGCTTCGCTAAGCGGCGCATCGGGTTGGGTCCCATTTAATAGCTGACGGGTTGGAAGTGAGCTGCGGGGGCATCGCTATCCTCTGCAGTTACCACCAGTGTTACAACGCAGGTGGCAGTGATGTGCACTACCTCCTCTGATGCAGAGGATCCGGGTCCAGCTGCGGGTACGGGTGTGGCTGTTGAGGAGTGGGACGGGTAGGTGCGCGGCTGTTGGTCAATGGCCCGCACGTCCAGATGCTTCTGCTTGGCACGGTTGGTCGGCGAGTAGAGTAGCTTTTGTTCGGCAGCAGACGCAAGTGATTACGTTGGGTAGTGCCACCTTGGCGTCGAGGTTCGCGAATCTCCTTTTTCTGGTGCAGGAGCGGAGGAGCCTTCTCTTTCTATCTTCTTTGGTGACAACactttttattattttgtatCTTTTGGTTGTTGAACCTGTCACCGGCTAGCAGTAGCAAGCTTAGTcagattttttaataatattattttactaaaaaataaaaaaataatttaaaataagaaaattatAGGAATAAATGTCAATCGGTACTATAATTTCCGACTAACCACGTATCAGTGATCGGAGTGCTGACATCGTATTTAAGTATTTGACACACACATGGAGGTGGGCTAAACTCCTGTCAACGCCGACtttgctagatttgaaaattttaactatttttttgGTATTTAAATAGATTTAAATGAATATTTATTTAACTATAAAATTATAGGTATCGTCAATaggtatattttttataaaaattatctgAGATTatataaaaagttatgattttttttaaatattatccGTAAAAGACATATCGGCTATTCAACTGCCGATAGACTATCCGGTTGCCGACAAGCGAATAATCGATATTTCAATTGCCGATAACATCTTAGACGGTATTTGGAATGCTGTctgacatatatatttttaaatttttccattttgaattatatttttccatttttttaataaaataatattatttttaaaatcgCTTCATCGTTACCTCCTGCTGCCGCTCGCGTCTCTCGTCCGGCCGTTTCATCAAATCAGACCGACAAGTTCGATATCACTTCATGTGCGGCGTCGAATTAAATCTGAGAGGAAAAGGCCTGAAACTGGTACGGTGTTCGGTGAAACATAGTAAGCACATGAATAATAAGACAACACCAACGAGAAGAGAAATTATTGGGCACACCACCAACGAGACGATCCTGAACAAATCAACGGCGGTACATATGTGTGAACCGTTCCAAAACACTGACTTCGTAGCAGTTCGTCGCAACAAGCCACTGCCCTCCCACAAACTGCTACAAAAGTACTAGGAGTACGAAGCAACGACACTTCTtcagtttttttaaaaggaaaatacGACCTTTTGTCTCTGTTTACGCACTCCAAATAACATCCTTGTTCGTGACGGTCCATACATGCTATATATCTGAAAACGCCGACGTGATAAACTGTCACTGCTTGGTAGGATAACTGATATATAAACCTAACTACAATTCCCGATCACGAGTAGGGAGCAAAAGGCATTTCCAGAATCACTACTACACATGAAAGTTGAGTAGTGTGACACAagaaaaggtgaaaaaaaaCGAGGGAAACTATGCTTAAAGCGCATAAGCAGACTGACTAGATgctcaaaataaataaaacaatGCGCGTTGGAGCTAATACTTTGCGTCGATCTCAAAGGAGCTTGAACGCGAGCGGGGTTGTTCTTTTAAACAAAAGTTGTTACTAATTTTCAACCGTTTgttttctcctcttttctcACACAACAACCTTTCTTCAACCTCTAGTCAAGCTAACAATCTTTTCAACCTCCAGCATGCCCACTCTCTCGCACCGTCGACCTACCTTTGTCTTGTTCGTCATCTCTATCGTGCTAACTACTTCATTTTAGAGCTCCTCTACCCTAGTATCGAACCATCGGCTAACCAGTGGCTGACGGCACCCCAACCACCTTGTCGCTCCACCCTCATACCTACCTTCTATATTAGACCTGCCTACTTTTAGATGATCTCCCTGTAAAGTCATAAGGCACAAACCCTCGTTAGAAAAAGCACGCCCGACATAAGCTCTGAACCCTGACCTCTTCTCGCCGGCGAAATTTGAAAGTCGACTGTAATCTAGCGTGATTTCAAACAACTGAAGATTAGGAAGCGGGTTAAAAAAAGGGACATGGCCCAGCTCCACAACGACATGGCTGCCTATTCTTCTCGGTCCATTCTATCCTGTACGGGCCAGGGCCCAGCTCACGAAACGAAACCCCCGGTTCTTGCGGTGCGGGCCTTAGGCCTGCGCGCTGGGTCCCGCCCCATTTGCTACCTCTCCAAGTC includes:
- the LOC133921439 gene encoding glutathione S-transferase 1, giving the protein MAPMTLYGATLSWNVTRCVAALEEAGAEYEIVPINFGTGEHKSPEHLARNPFGQVPALQDGDLYLFESRAICKYACRKNKPELLKVGDLKESAMVDVWLEVEANQYTSALNPILFECLIRPILGGTTDQKVVEENLEKLKKVLEVYEARLTKCKYLAGDFISLADLNHVSVTLCLFATPHASVFDAYPHVKAWWAGLMARPSVQKVAALMKPSA